The Streptomyces sp. Alt3 genome has a segment encoding these proteins:
- a CDS encoding carbohydrate ABC transporter permease, producing MATTELLKPVPAPGSPKAPAKGRPVPVGRIALYVSLSVVSLLMVVPFAWMVITSLKTPVEIASQDGGLLPEHWEFGNYVDALKAAPFATYARNSFVIAISHTVLNVLVASMAGYALARIRFRGSETIFYLFVAALMIPTYTKVLPEFLIVRFMPLAGGNDIFGQGGSGWLDSWWALIVPGAVTPFAVFLFRQFYLDLPVELEEAARLDGLGEFRIYARIMSPQVKPAFITVALLTFESSWNNFLWPLLVTHSDSLRVIQVGLSVFKTENGTQWHFLMAGTTLATLPMVVLFLVGQRYFVQGFATAGLK from the coding sequence GTGGCCACAACTGAGCTGCTGAAGCCGGTTCCCGCGCCAGGATCACCGAAGGCACCGGCGAAGGGCAGGCCTGTCCCCGTCGGCCGGATCGCGCTCTACGTGTCCCTGTCCGTCGTCTCCCTGCTGATGGTGGTGCCGTTCGCCTGGATGGTCATCACCTCGCTCAAGACCCCGGTCGAGATCGCGTCGCAGGACGGCGGACTGCTGCCGGAGCACTGGGAGTTCGGCAACTACGTCGACGCGCTGAAGGCGGCGCCGTTCGCGACGTACGCCCGCAACAGCTTCGTCATCGCGATCAGCCACACCGTGCTCAACGTGCTGGTGGCGTCGATGGCGGGGTACGCGCTGGCGCGCATCAGGTTCCGGGGCAGCGAGACGATCTTCTACCTCTTCGTCGCGGCCCTGATGATCCCCACGTACACCAAGGTGCTGCCGGAGTTCCTGATCGTCCGCTTCATGCCGCTGGCCGGCGGGAACGACATCTTCGGCCAGGGCGGCAGCGGCTGGCTGGACAGCTGGTGGGCGCTCATCGTTCCGGGCGCGGTCACGCCGTTCGCCGTCTTCCTCTTCCGGCAGTTCTATCTGGACCTGCCGGTGGAGCTGGAGGAGGCCGCCCGGCTCGACGGGCTCGGTGAGTTCCGGATCTATGCCCGGATCATGTCGCCGCAGGTCAAGCCCGCCTTCATCACCGTGGCACTGCTGACCTTCGAATCCTCGTGGAACAACTTCCTCTGGCCTCTGCTGGTGACCCATTCGGACAGCCTGCGGGTGATCCAGGTGGGGCTCTCCGTCTTCAAGACGGAGAACGGCACCCAGTGGCACTTCCTGATGGCGGGCACCACGCTCGCCACCCTGCCCATGGTCGTCCTCTTCCTCGTCGGCCAGCGCTACTTCGTGCAGGGCTTCGCAACCGCCGGTCTCAAGTGA